Genomic DNA from Pelosinus sp. IPA-1:
TTTTTGAAAAAGCTTGAAATCATGGGAAATAAGCTACCCAATCCAGCAATACTGTTTCTTATACTCATCGCAATTCTTGCAGTTATTTCAGCCATTTTGTCATCACTTAATGTAACAGCTGTTCATCCGATGACCCATAAGCCGATATTAATAAAAAGCCTATTGAGCCAAGAAGGTTTGCATTGGATACTAACAGAAATGATTAGGAATTATATTAACTTTCCTCCGCTGGGTATGATTATGGTTTTGACTTTGGGAATCGGCCTTGCAGAAAAAGTTGGCATGATGGATGTTGCAATTAAAGCTTCTATTCATTCCATACCGAAAAAATATGTCACTTTTGCCATTGTGTTTATCAGTTTTATGAGTCATTTAGCATCAGATGCTGCGATTGTCGTTGTTCCACCGATTGCGGCTATGTTATTCTATTCTTTGGGTAGACATCCATTTGCTGGATTTGCTGCCTCCCTTGCTGCTATTTATTCTGGATTCACAGCAAATCTTTTAATTGTTACAACAGATGTACTGCTTTCTGGAATTACGACCCAGGCTGCCAAAATTGTGGACCCTAATGCAGTAGTGACACCCATTGATAATTGGTATTTTATGAGCTTCTCGGTTTTTTACCTTTCCGTACTGACAACTATTATTACTGAGAAATTTGTTGAACCACGTCTTGGTGTCTATAAAGGAATTAAAGAAGTGACGCTTGAAAAGCCTAGCCTTCAGCAAATCAATGCGCTGCGCACCACTGGCATTGCAGCCTTGATCTTTATCGTAATACTACTGGTGATGCTGGTTCCTGAAGGAGCTATACTAAGAAATCCTGAAACGGGAGCCATTGCCGGTTCGCCATTTATGAAAGGGATTGTACCTTTACTCTTTCTGTTTTTACTCACCCTGGGTCTTACCTATGGAATAAAATCTGGTTCAATTCGTAATGCTGATAACGTAATTAGCATGATGAGTGAATCCTTTAAAGGATTGTCTGGATTTCTTGTCATGGCATTCGCCATCGCGCAGTTTATTGCTGCTTTTGGCTGGACTAATATTGCTACCTTAGTGGCGACGAGTGGAGCAGAATTTTTGCAAAGCATCAATATGACGGGTCTACCTGCATTGTTATGCTTTATGCTATTTGGTCAGTTTTTAGGTTTGTTCACTGCCAGTGGCTCTGCTGTGTGGGCACTTTTATCTCCAGTGTTTGTCCCAATGTTCATGCTATTGGGGTATCACCCAGCTTTTATTCAGATGGCATTCCGAGCAGGTGATGGCTCACTGAATACAATTGGGATCGTAAATCCCTTCCTGCCTCTATTTTTGGAAGGACTGGGTAAGTATAAATCGGATACCGGGATAGGGACATACTTATCGCTAATGGTGCCATACGCAATTTCTTTTTTAATCATGTGGTATCTATTGTTTATCTTCTGGTATCTGACTGGATGGCCAGTTGGACCAGGGGCACCTCAGCGTTTATGGTGAGGATGCTCAATTGAGCAGTAATTGCTCAGTCGATTGAATTTTTAAATAGACAAATCTCCTGCAAGATAGCCTAGCCTTGCAGGAGATTTATATTTTAATAGTAAATATAAATATAAATATAAGATACGGATTGTGTAGGATAATCAATTGCAATTGGTAGTAAAGGGGAGGATAAGATATGGAAGCGATTTGGCAAACATTAATACATACTCCTTGGTGGGTTTATTTATTGTTGAGTTACCTTATTGCCGTAGGTATAAAATCATCAAAAGTGCGTATTATTCCAT
This window encodes:
- a CDS encoding AbgT family transporter, giving the protein MSGMVTSPEEKISNGGFLKKLEIMGNKLPNPAILFLILIAILAVISAILSSLNVTAVHPMTHKPILIKSLLSQEGLHWILTEMIRNYINFPPLGMIMVLTLGIGLAEKVGMMDVAIKASIHSIPKKYVTFAIVFISFMSHLASDAAIVVVPPIAAMLFYSLGRHPFAGFAASLAAIYSGFTANLLIVTTDVLLSGITTQAAKIVDPNAVVTPIDNWYFMSFSVFYLSVLTTIITEKFVEPRLGVYKGIKEVTLEKPSLQQINALRTTGIAALIFIVILLVMLVPEGAILRNPETGAIAGSPFMKGIVPLLFLFLLTLGLTYGIKSGSIRNADNVISMMSESFKGLSGFLVMAFAIAQFIAAFGWTNIATLVATSGAEFLQSINMTGLPALLCFMLFGQFLGLFTASGSAVWALLSPVFVPMFMLLGYHPAFIQMAFRAGDGSLNTIGIVNPFLPLFLEGLGKYKSDTGIGTYLSLMVPYAISFLIMWYLLFIFWYLTGWPVGPGAPQRLW